The Armatimonadia bacterium genomic interval CGAGGTCTGCCCGATGTGCGCGACGGTCTCAAGCCCTCGCAGCGCCGGGTGCTTATCGGCATGCGCGACGACAACCTGACCCCCGACCGGCCGCACTCCAAGTGCGCCGCTATCGTCGGTCAGACCATGAAGGTCTATCACCCGCACGGCGATGCCTCAATCTACGGCACGCTGGTGCACATGGGCCAGGACTTCAACACCCGTTACCCACCCATCGACCCGATGGGCAACTTCGGCTCCGTTGACGGCGACCCCGCCGGTGCTCCGCGCTACACGGAGGCCCGTCTCTCCAGTGTCGCCATGATAATGCTGGAGGACCTCGATCGCGACACGGTCGACTTCCAGCCAACCTACGACGAGCGCAACCAGGAGCCCGTGGTCCTGCCGGCGATGTTCCCCAACCTGATCTGCAACGGGTCGGCGGGAATTGTCCCGGCCTACGCGACCAACATGCCGCCGCACAACGTTTCCGAGGTCGTGGACGTGTGCATCGCCATGCTGGACGACCCGGACCTGTCCGTCGACAAGATCCTGGAGCTTATGCCGGGCCCTGACTTCCCCACCCGTGGTTTCATCCTCGGCACAAAGGGGATCCGCCGCTACTACGAGACCGGCAACGGCTCCGTCGTGATGCAGGCTCGGGCGGTCATTGAGCCCCTCGACCGAAACCGCACGGCCATCATCGTTACCGAGCTTCCCTACCAGGTCTCCAAGAGCGCTCTGCTGATCCAGATCGCCAAGCTCCACGACGACAACAAGGTCAGCGGCATCTCCGACCTGCGCGATGAAAGCGACCGCAAGGGAATGCGGGTCGTCATCGAGCTCAAGCGCGACGCCAACCCGAACGTGGTGCTGAACCAGCTCTACAAGCACACCCTGTTGCGGACCAGCTTCGGTGCGAACATGATGGCGGTCGTGCCGGTCCCGGGAAGCCAGTACGTGGTCCCGCGTCTGCTTGGCATCAGGGATCTCATCAACCACTTCCTGGCACACCGGCGCGAAGTGGTCACACGGCGGACCAGGTTCCTGCTCAAGCAGGCGGAGGATCGCGCCCACATCGTCGAGGGCTTGCTCAAGGCCCTGGACATTCTCGACGAGATCATCGCCCTGGTCCGCGCCAGTGCCAACCGCACGGAAGCGCGTCAGGGCCTGATGCAGAAGTGGGGCTTCTCCGAGAAGCAGGCCGAGTCGATCCTCTCCATGCAGTTGGGTCAACTCACCCGACTGTCACGGATTGAACTTGACCGCGAGATGGCCCAGTTGGACGAGGCCATCCGCGAGTACCACGAGATCCTCGCCTCCGAGGAGCGCAAGTCCGAAGTCATGAAGTCGGAGCTGCGCCGTGTGAAGCGTGAGTTCGGCGATGACCGCAGGACTCGGATCATCCCCGGCGAGGCCGATGAGATCCAGATGGAGGACCTCATCGCCCAGGAAGACATGACCATCACCATCACCCGCGACGGCTACATCAAACGACTGCCGGTGGACACCTATCGGCTGCAGAAGCGCGGTGGCAAGGGTGTGGTCGCACTGAGCAAGAAGGAGGAGGATGACGTGCGCGACGTCTTCGTCGCCACGACCCATCACCTCATCTTCTGCTTCACCAGCCTGGGCATGGTCTACCATGTCAAGGCCTACCAGGTGCCAATGGCGAGCCGCCAATCGCGCGGCACGCCCATCATCAACCTCGTGCCCATCGAGCAGGACGAGGCCATCACGGCCATGATCCCGATCAGCAGCTTCGACATCGGCGGGTATCTGGTCATGGTGACCGAAAGCGGGCTCATCAAGAAGACCGCGCTGTCAGAGTACAACACCGCACTCAAGAGCCGCGGTATCATCGCCATCAACCTGCGCGACGGCGACCGGCTGAAGTGGGTCATGTGGACCGACGGCAACAAGGACATCATGGTCAGCACCAGCGACGGCCTGTGCATCCGCTTCGACGAACAGGAAGTGCGGCCGATGGGTCGCAACGCCGCCGGTGTTCGTGCGATCAAGCTGCGCCAGGGCGATCGCATCGTCTCCACCGCCGCCGTCAACAAAGAGGACCCGCGCGACCTGCTCGTGGTCGGTGAGCAGGGACTGGGCAAGCGCACGCCGCTGAATGACTACCCCCGCAAGGGACGGGCGACCCAGGGCGTTATCACCCTCAAGGTGACGGATCGCACGGGCCCCGTGGTCGGCGTGCAGGTGGTCGAGGAGGAGGACGAGGTCATGTGCATCTCCTCCCAGGGCGTGCTGATCCGCGTTCCCGTGGCCGGCATCCGCCAGACAGGCCGCAATGCGCAGGGCGTCAAGGTTGTGACCCCGCGCGAGGGCGACTCGGTGACTGCGCTCGCCAAGGTCGTGCGCTACGCCGGCGAGAGCCCTGAAGATGCAGTAAGCTCCTAACCAGGCGCGCAATCGGGAGGGCTCACCGCGGTTCGAGAACGCCCGGTGAGCCCTCTTCCGTCAGTCTTGGTTCAAGGGGGAAGCTACGGCAGGGCTGCCAGTTGCGGCGAGAGGTGGAAGGCCTCCCAGGAGGCTGCCGGGGAGGCAGAAATCCTCCTGAGGCCTGTAAAGGCGCGGGAGGCATGGGCGAGCGGCGTTACCGCAATTCGGTCGCATTATAGCCATCATGTGTCCTCAGAAAAGCCTCATCGGAGCGTCTTGACGGGGGTCTGGGCGAGGACTATAGTGAAGCCCCGTGCAAGTTGAAGCCCGGAAAGTTTGACAAAGCGCCAGCCCACGGGCTGGCGTTCCTAGTCTACACGACACGCCACCACATGCACCCCACGCCGCAGCCCGCACGGGTCGCAAGGACAAGCCCGCACCTGATGTAGCTCTGCGAAGGTCCCTCGGACGGGGCGAGCCGACTTCCTGAGCCAGGGCGTTGCCGGTGCCTTTCCGCTTTACTACGAGGTTCCCGCCATTCCTCGCACGGGACCTTGGACGTCTTGACCTCCAAGGCCGTGCACTCGCAATCATTGTCATCAATCAGGAGGGTCGGCAATGGCTGTCAACACCGAAGCCACTGAGCTCGACTTGTCAGAGAACGCTCTTACTGTCCTGGAGCGTCGCTATCTGCGCCGCGATGCCCAGGGACGCCCGACAGAGACGCCGGCGGACATGTTCCTCCGTGTGGCCCAGAACATCGCCTCGGCGGATGCCAAGTATGGTGCCACAGAGGCCGAGATCGCGCAGCGGGCCCAGGCTTTCTACGAGATGATGGCTCGGGTCGAGTTCATGCCCAACAGCCCGACGCTGATGAACGCCGGCCGGGAGTTCCAGCAACTCTCCGCCTGCTTCGTGCTCCCGGTCGAGGACTCGATGGAGAGCATCTTCGAGACGGTGAAGAACACCGCGCTCATCCACAAGAGCGGCGGCGGCACCGGCTTCTCCTTCTCCCGTCTGCGGCCGAAGGACGACATCGTCAGCTCCACCAGGGGCGTCTCCAGCGGCCCGATTTCCTTCATGCAGGTCTTCGACGCCGCCACCGAGGCCATCAAGCAGGGCGGGACTCGTCGCGGCGCCAACATGGCGGTCCTGCGGGTTGACCACCCGGACATCCGCGAGTTCATCACCGTCAAGAACGACCTGTCCAAGCTCACGAACTTCAACATCTCGGTGGCGCTCACCGAGGAGTTCATGCGCAAGGTCCGCATCGACGGGACCTACGAGCTCATCAACCCGCGGCACGACGAACCCGTGGAGACTGTGCGTGCTCGCGAGGTCTTTGACCTGATCGTCGAGAGCGCCTGGAACACCGGCGAGCCCGGCATCCTGTTCCTCGACCGCATCAACGCCGAGAACCCCACGCCGAAGGTTGGCGACATCGAGAGCACCAACCCCTGCGGCGAGCAGCCACTGCTGCCCTATGAGTCCTGCAACCTGGGTTCCATCAACCTGGCCAGGATGACCAAGGGCCCGCTCATGCAGGCCGAGATCGACTGGGACAAGCTGCGCAACACTGTCCGCAATGCCGTGCGGTTCCTGGATAACGTCATCGACATGAACCGCTTCCCGCTGCCCGTCATCGAGGAGCGGACCAAGGCCAATCGCAAGATCGGCCTCGGCATCATGGGCTTCGCCGACCTGCTCATCACGATGGGCGTGGCCTACGACAGCGAGGACGCCGTCGAGGTTGCCCAAAAGCTCATGCAGTTCATCCGCACGGAGGCGCGGGCCGCTTCTGAGCAACTGGCCGAGGAGCGCGGGACCTTCCCGAACTGGGAAGAGAGCGTCTTTGCCCACACCAACGGCAAGCAGAAGCTGCGGAACGCGACCCTCACCACCGTTGCCCCGACCGGCACCATCAGCATCATCGCCGGGGCCTCCAGCGGCATCGAGCCGCTCTTCGCTGTGGCCTTCAGCCGCCACGTACTCGGCGGCGAGGAGCTCATCGAGGTCAGCCCGCTCTTCGAGCAGATCGCCAAGGAACGAGGCTTCTACAGCCCCGATCTGATCAAGGAGGTCGCGGCCAAGGGTTCCCTGCACGACGTCACCACGGTGCCGGGCGACGTGAAGCGGATCTTCGCCACCGCCCATGACGTGACGCCGGAATGGCACGTTCGCCTCCAGGCCGCCTTCCAGCTCTACACCGACAACGCGGTCAGCAAGACGGTGAACTTCGCCAACACCGCCACGCGGGAGGAAGTCGCGCAGGTCTACAACCTCGCCTACGACCTCGGCTGCAAGGGCGTTACCATCTACCGCGACGGCTGCCGTGAGGGCCAGGTGCTGACCACGGGCAAGAGCGGCCAGGCCCCTGCGGCTGCGCCCGAGCCCGTGATCACCGAGCCTCGCGACCGGCCCGACGTCATCAAGGGCACCACGCGGGCGATGAACACCGGCTGCGGAAAGATGTACATCACGATCAACGAGGACGAGAAGGGCGTGTTCGAGGTCTTCGGCAACATGGGCAAGGCCGGCGGTTGCGCGGCCAGCCAGACCGAAGCCGTCGCGCGTCTCATCTCGCTGGCGCTACGCTCCGGGATCTCAGCGTCGCACATCGTCAGGCAGCTCAAGGGCATCAGTTGCCACATGCCCGCCTGGGGCCCCGGTGGCAGCCGCATCCTCTCCTGCGCCGACGCCTTCGCCAAGGCCGTTGAGTCCTGCATCCACACCGAAGAGGCCGTGCAGCTCGCCATCGACTTCAACGGCAAGAGCTTCGGTCACCTGGGCGCCTGTCCGGAGTGTGGTGGTGCGCTGTCGCACGAGTCGGGCTGCGTCACCTGTCACGACTGCGGCTACTCGCAATGTGACTAGGCCCTGACCCCACCACGACCAATCGCGGCCGGCGGGAACTCGCTTCTCGCCGGCCGTATCGTTTCCGGCGAGCGGCGCGCCTGCCCCCAGATACGGAAAGAGACGCCTCTGCGAGAGAAGCGCCTCGGTGGTTCGACTGGACAACTGCCTGGGAGCTAATCGTTGAGGCTGATGGGAGGGACGAAGCCGGTCTTGCGGATGAGGTCGGCGGAACGCCAGAGAGTTTCCGGGGTCCCGGCGTCGGACCAATCGCAGTCCAGGACGTCATGGCGCAACTGGCCGCGGCTCAAGTACACATTCTGCACGTCGGTGATCTCGTACTGGTTGCGCTCGGACAGGGGCAGGGCCGGGAGGATGTCCCAGACCTGCTCGTCCATCATGTACACGCCGATCACCGCATAGGGGGAGGGCGGCCGCTGGGGCTTCTCGATGATCTGCTGGATGTGGCCCGCTTCGTCGAACTGCGGCACGCCGAAGCGCTCAGGGTCTGGGACCTCTTTGAGCAGAATCCGCATGCCCTGCTCTTGCTCGCGGAACTGGTCGACATAGGGCCGGATGCTGCCGTTGAGGATGTTGTCGCCCAGGATCAGGACGCACCGGTCGCGATCGACGAAGTGCTCGGCGATACGCAGGGCGTCGGCAATTCCCCGGGGTGCCGCCTGGTAGGCGTAGTAGAGATGCTCGAGGCCGAACTCGCTGCCGTCGTGGAGCAACTCGAGAAAGTCGCCGGGCTTGTTGCCGCCGGTGACGATCATGATGTCGCGGATCCCGGCGTCAACCAGCGAGTGGAGCGGATAGTACACCATGGGGAAGCGGCCCACCGGGAGCAGGTGCTTGTTGGTGACTCGCGTCATGGGACGCAGACGTGTGCCGAGGCCCCCGACGATGATCACGCCCTTCATGCGGACGCACCTCCGGAACCGGGATGAGCCCCTCCTCGGGGCAAGGTCAGGACTGGGCTTCGCGCTCCTTCACCATGTTCAGGAAGTACTCCTGCACCCGCCGGTCATCAGTGAGCTCGGGATGGAAGGCGGAAGCCAGCAGGTTCCCCTCGCGAGCCATGACGATCTTGTCGTTGAAGGTCGCCATGACGTAGGCGGGCTCCCAGACGCGGGTCACATAGGGAGCGCGGATGAAGACGCCACGCACCGAGGTATCGTTGATCTCAGCCACCTTGATGTCGGCCTCGAAGCTGTCGACCTGGCGTCCGAAGGCGTTGCGCTGCACCTCGATGTTCATGATGCCCAGGCGCCACTGGTCGCTGCCGACGATCTCCTTGGCCAGGAGGATCATGCCCGCGCAGGTGCCCCAGATGGGCCGTCCCGCCTTGTGAAGCCCGAGGATGGCGTCGCCGACGCCGAAGCGCTCGCACAGCTTGCCGATGGTAGTGCTTTCGCCACCGGGAAGGACGAGACCGTGGCAGGACTCGACCTCCGCCACCGTCTTGACCAGAGCGACCTCGCAGTCCAGCTCAGACATGGCCTGCGCGTGCTCGCCAAAATCGCCTTGAAGAGCCAGTACACCGATACGGATAGACATTGTCAGGACCTCGAAAGCGGCTGGTAGAAAGGGCGGTGCCACGCAAGCTGCCGCTAGTTGCCGCCGGTATTGTCTTCAGGGCCGCCGACGACGGCGCCCTGCTTGATAAGTTCGGAACGAAGGGCCTCCACGCACAACTCGCGCGGGAGTTTGCCCTGATTGACTGCCATCCCGGCGATGACGCCGGCGGCATGCCCGGAGGTCCAGCACACGTGGATCTCGCGGATGGGCTCCATGGCGACATGAGTGCTCGACAGGCTACGCCCGGCGCTCAGCAGGTTCGGGACGTTGCGGCTCACCAGCGAGACACGCGGGATATCGTAGGCAATGCCCTCCTTGCGGAAGTCATTGCCGCGAGCGACGCTGTCTGGATGGCGGAAGTCGAACTGCGCCACGTCCTCGTCGGTCAGCACGTAGTCGCCGCCAAGGCGCCGGGTGATGCGGACACCGGTCTGCACCGCAACGTCGATGATCCAGGCGTTCTCGTAGCCCGGCATTCGCCGCCGCAGGACCTCCAGCGCCCGCCGAGCCATGTCACGGCCTTCGATCTCCAGGGCGGTCAGGTCGGCTGGATCGAGCCCGTCACCCTGACGCACGGTGTTGTTGGCCCAGACGACGCCGAACTGCGCCTTCGGGGTCGCAACGGGGGTGAGGCCCAGAAAGCCCTGCCAGCCGCCGGTCTTCCACACATCGTTATGCACTTCGCGGGTCAGCTCAGGCTTCTCGCGACGAGCAGCCTGCCAGCGGGCCAGGTCGACGCCGCCGATGCGGAAGGGCACGCCGATCCCGTAGAGGGATTTCTCGAAGTCGGCGCCGGCAGAGGCCGCCACCTCGAGGTCGCCCGTGGTGTCGATGACCATCTTG includes:
- the gyrA gene encoding DNA gyrase subunit A, which codes for MPEENDNLAGRIAPISLEEEMATSYMQFAMSTIMARGLPDVRDGLKPSQRRVLIGMRDDNLTPDRPHSKCAAIVGQTMKVYHPHGDASIYGTLVHMGQDFNTRYPPIDPMGNFGSVDGDPAGAPRYTEARLSSVAMIMLEDLDRDTVDFQPTYDERNQEPVVLPAMFPNLICNGSAGIVPAYATNMPPHNVSEVVDVCIAMLDDPDLSVDKILELMPGPDFPTRGFILGTKGIRRYYETGNGSVVMQARAVIEPLDRNRTAIIVTELPYQVSKSALLIQIAKLHDDNKVSGISDLRDESDRKGMRVVIELKRDANPNVVLNQLYKHTLLRTSFGANMMAVVPVPGSQYVVPRLLGIRDLINHFLAHRREVVTRRTRFLLKQAEDRAHIVEGLLKALDILDEIIALVRASANRTEARQGLMQKWGFSEKQAESILSMQLGQLTRLSRIELDREMAQLDEAIREYHEILASEERKSEVMKSELRRVKREFGDDRRTRIIPGEADEIQMEDLIAQEDMTITITRDGYIKRLPVDTYRLQKRGGKGVVALSKKEEDDVRDVFVATTHHLIFCFTSLGMVYHVKAYQVPMASRQSRGTPIINLVPIEQDEAITAMIPISSFDIGGYLVMVTESGLIKKTALSEYNTALKSRGIIAINLRDGDRLKWVMWTDGNKDIMVSTSDGLCIRFDEQEVRPMGRNAAGVRAIKLRQGDRIVSTAAVNKEDPRDLLVVGEQGLGKRTPLNDYPRKGRATQGVITLKVTDRTGPVVGVQVVEEEDEVMCISSQGVLIRVPVAGIRQTGRNAQGVKVVTPREGDSVTALAKVVRYAGESPEDAVSS
- a CDS encoding FAD-dependent oxidoreductase; the protein is MSTDKITLPAVEVPVVGEYDVVVCGGGPAGTAAAIGAARLGARTLLIERYNHLGGLATGGQVILLPRFFDKGRQVIGGIGMETRERLFKAGFASYRSAEDSCCFDIEGLKSLSIDMLREAGADILLHSWCSDAVVQDGQLTGVVTVSKAGRQAFLGKMVIDTTGDLEVAASAGADFEKSLYGIGVPFRIGGVDLARWQAARREKPELTREVHNDVWKTGGWQGFLGLTPVATPKAQFGVVWANNTVRQGDGLDPADLTALEIEGRDMARRALEVLRRRMPGYENAWIIDVAVQTGVRITRRLGGDYVLTDEDVAQFDFRHPDSVARGNDFRKEGIAYDIPRVSLVSRNVPNLLSAGRSLSSTHVAMEPIREIHVCWTSGHAAGVIAGMAVNQGKLPRELCVEALRSELIKQGAVVGGPEDNTGGN
- a CDS encoding vitamin B12-dependent ribonucleotide reductase; translated protein: MAVNTEATELDLSENALTVLERRYLRRDAQGRPTETPADMFLRVAQNIASADAKYGATEAEIAQRAQAFYEMMARVEFMPNSPTLMNAGREFQQLSACFVLPVEDSMESIFETVKNTALIHKSGGGTGFSFSRLRPKDDIVSSTRGVSSGPISFMQVFDAATEAIKQGGTRRGANMAVLRVDHPDIREFITVKNDLSKLTNFNISVALTEEFMRKVRIDGTYELINPRHDEPVETVRAREVFDLIVESAWNTGEPGILFLDRINAENPTPKVGDIESTNPCGEQPLLPYESCNLGSINLARMTKGPLMQAEIDWDKLRNTVRNAVRFLDNVIDMNRFPLPVIEERTKANRKIGLGIMGFADLLITMGVAYDSEDAVEVAQKLMQFIRTEARAASEQLAEERGTFPNWEESVFAHTNGKQKLRNATLTTVAPTGTISIIAGASSGIEPLFAVAFSRHVLGGEELIEVSPLFEQIAKERGFYSPDLIKEVAAKGSLHDVTTVPGDVKRIFATAHDVTPEWHVRLQAAFQLYTDNAVSKTVNFANTATREEVAQVYNLAYDLGCKGVTIYRDGCREGQVLTTGKSGQAPAAAPEPVITEPRDRPDVIKGTTRAMNTGCGKMYITINEDEKGVFEVFGNMGKAGGCAASQTEAVARLISLALRSGISASHIVRQLKGISCHMPAWGPGGSRILSCADAFAKAVESCIHTEEAVQLAIDFNGKSFGHLGACPECGGALSHESGCVTCHDCGYSQCD
- the pdxT gene encoding pyridoxal 5'-phosphate synthase glutaminase subunit PdxT, which produces MSIRIGVLALQGDFGEHAQAMSELDCEVALVKTVAEVESCHGLVLPGGESTTIGKLCERFGVGDAILGLHKAGRPIWGTCAGMILLAKEIVGSDQWRLGIMNIEVQRNAFGRQVDSFEADIKVAEINDTSVRGVFIRAPYVTRVWEPAYVMATFNDKIVMAREGNLLASAFHPELTDDRRVQEYFLNMVKEREAQS
- a CDS encoding sugar phosphate nucleotidyltransferase, which codes for MKGVIIVGGLGTRLRPMTRVTNKHLLPVGRFPMVYYPLHSLVDAGIRDIMIVTGGNKPGDFLELLHDGSEFGLEHLYYAYQAAPRGIADALRIAEHFVDRDRCVLILGDNILNGSIRPYVDQFREQEQGMRILLKEVPDPERFGVPQFDEAGHIQQIIEKPQRPPSPYAVIGVYMMDEQVWDILPALPLSERNQYEITDVQNVYLSRGQLRHDVLDCDWSDAGTPETLWRSADLIRKTGFVPPISLND